The following coding sequences lie in one Leucobacter allii genomic window:
- a CDS encoding MarR family winged helix-turn-helix transcriptional regulator has translation MDRPIADIEYEQMLLSRYTIAQHRGDDGLDRSVYLLLSRIDADGPLSIGELSELFRLDASTLQRQTGAAMRADLLERIPDPAGGVARKFALTAHGRERLRASRARSLAALERILADWPDADVARFGELLRAFNHSIERYREGRAG, from the coding sequence ATGGATCGCCCGATCGCCGACATCGAGTACGAGCAGATGCTGCTCAGCCGGTACACGATCGCCCAGCACCGCGGCGATGACGGGCTCGACCGCAGCGTCTACCTCCTGCTCAGCCGCATCGACGCCGACGGCCCGCTCTCGATCGGCGAACTCAGCGAGCTCTTCCGCCTCGACGCGTCGACCCTGCAGCGGCAGACGGGCGCCGCGATGCGCGCCGACCTCCTCGAGCGCATCCCTGACCCCGCGGGCGGGGTCGCGAGGAAGTTCGCCCTGACCGCCCACGGCCGCGAGCGGCTGCGGGCCTCCCGCGCGCGCTCGCTCGCCGCGCTCGAGCGCATCCTCGCGGACTGGCCCGACGCCGATGTCGCGCGCTTCGGCGAGCTGCTGCGGGCCTTCAATCACTCCATCGAGCGCTACCGCGAGGGCCGCGCCGGCTGA
- a CDS encoding aldehyde dehydrogenase family protein, translated as MSKYRVQNPATGEILETFEAATDAQIEAALDAADTVYKEWRERSVQERAAVVKRVAELFAERREELARLIALEMGKSIAESLDEVDFATQIIDYYAVHGPSFITDSEIPSTIPGKAIVEHLPIGTLLGVMPWNFPYYQVARFAAPNLVLGNTILLKHADICARSALTIQEIMEEAGVPVGGYQNVFASHGQIATMIADPRVQGVSLTGSERAGAIIGAQAGEHLKKCVLELGGIDPMVVLDAADVAAVAKEAWDFRVYNAGQVCNSNKRLIVMDDIYDEFVAELVRLAEGLRPGDQLNLGEGEYVPLSSRAAAETVDAQVRGAVAEGARVLAGGVLAEGPSAHYAPTVLVDVPRDSASYAEEIFGPVATVYRVSSDAEALELANDCALGLGGSVFSADEARAARVASRLEVGMAHVNIIAAESAEIPFGGVKRSGFGREMGPIGIGEFANKRLYFVAK; from the coding sequence ATGTCTAAGTACCGGGTACAGAATCCTGCCACCGGCGAGATCCTCGAGACCTTCGAGGCCGCCACCGATGCGCAGATCGAGGCGGCGCTCGACGCCGCCGACACCGTGTACAAGGAGTGGCGCGAGCGCAGCGTGCAGGAGCGCGCCGCGGTCGTGAAGCGCGTCGCCGAGCTCTTCGCCGAGCGCCGCGAGGAGCTCGCGCGGCTCATCGCGCTCGAGATGGGCAAGTCGATCGCCGAGAGCCTCGACGAGGTCGACTTCGCGACGCAGATCATCGACTACTACGCCGTGCACGGCCCGAGCTTCATCACGGACTCCGAGATCCCGTCGACGATCCCGGGCAAGGCGATCGTCGAGCATCTGCCGATCGGCACGCTGCTGGGCGTCATGCCGTGGAACTTCCCCTACTACCAGGTGGCGCGCTTCGCGGCGCCGAACCTCGTGCTCGGCAACACCATCCTGCTCAAGCACGCCGACATCTGCGCGCGCTCCGCGCTCACCATCCAGGAGATCATGGAGGAGGCCGGCGTCCCGGTCGGCGGGTACCAGAACGTCTTCGCCTCGCACGGGCAGATCGCGACCATGATCGCGGACCCCCGGGTGCAGGGCGTCTCGCTCACCGGCTCCGAGCGCGCCGGGGCGATCATCGGCGCGCAGGCCGGCGAGCACCTCAAGAAGTGCGTGCTCGAGCTGGGCGGCATCGACCCCATGGTCGTGCTCGACGCCGCCGACGTCGCGGCCGTCGCGAAGGAGGCATGGGACTTCCGCGTCTACAACGCGGGGCAGGTGTGCAACTCGAACAAGCGCCTCATCGTGATGGACGACATCTACGACGAGTTCGTCGCGGAGCTCGTGCGGCTCGCCGAGGGGCTGCGCCCCGGCGACCAGCTGAATCTCGGCGAGGGCGAGTACGTGCCGCTGTCGAGCCGCGCGGCGGCCGAGACCGTCGATGCGCAGGTGCGCGGCGCCGTCGCGGAGGGCGCGCGCGTGCTCGCCGGCGGCGTGCTCGCCGAGGGCCCGTCGGCGCACTACGCGCCGACCGTGCTCGTGGACGTCCCCCGGGACTCGGCCAGCTACGCCGAGGAGATCTTCGGCCCGGTCGCGACCGTGTACCGGGTGTCGAGCGACGCCGAGGCGCTCGAGCTCGCGAACGACTGCGCGCTCGGCCTCGGCGGCTCGGTGTTCTCCGCGGACGAGGCCCGTGCGGCGCGCGTCGCCTCCCGGCTGGAGGTCGGGATGGCGCACGTGAACATCATCGCGGCCGAGTCGGCCGAGATCCCCTTCGGCGGCGTGAAGCGCTCGGGCTTCGGGCGCGAGATGGGGCCGATCGGGATCGGCGAGTTCGCCAACAAGCGCCTCTACTTCGTCGCGAAGTAG
- a CDS encoding Lrp/AsnC family transcriptional regulator, which yields MTEVLSALDRRIVGALQLDGRAPWSVVAKALDEPLRTVARRGRDLVDSGAARVVALPNLGPTCVIEITCLPARIDSLARELAQHPGVVFALVLANPSRLLVEVHEQSFDLATMTLEVIPGFAGVAEVSAAPVLRYWKTNADWRPGLLTAAEAGRLEAAARPEESTAAPEPLDGADRAIVDALVTDGRTAVAELAAAAGVTEPTARRRLADLRERGAFAIRTLVDPAALGYGVEAWLRIDCSPQHADRVGEALAAQPESRYVAQVLGEYALVAQLSARDLPHVRELLSRGWIREVRGLRSSLVTRAHKRSGYLTRAI from the coding sequence GTGACCGAAGTGCTGAGCGCCCTGGACCGGCGCATCGTCGGCGCGCTGCAGCTGGACGGCCGCGCGCCGTGGAGCGTGGTGGCGAAGGCGCTCGACGAGCCGCTGCGCACCGTGGCCCGTCGCGGCCGGGACCTCGTCGATTCGGGCGCCGCGCGCGTCGTCGCCCTGCCGAACCTCGGCCCCACCTGCGTCATCGAGATCACCTGTCTGCCCGCCCGCATCGACTCGCTGGCGCGCGAGCTCGCGCAGCATCCCGGGGTCGTGTTCGCGCTCGTGCTGGCGAATCCGTCGCGGCTGCTCGTCGAGGTCCACGAGCAGAGCTTCGACCTCGCGACCATGACGCTCGAGGTGATCCCGGGCTTCGCGGGCGTCGCCGAGGTCTCCGCGGCTCCCGTGCTCCGGTACTGGAAGACGAACGCCGACTGGCGGCCGGGGCTGCTCACGGCGGCGGAGGCCGGCCGACTCGAGGCCGCTGCGCGCCCCGAGGAGTCGACTGCCGCGCCGGAGCCGCTCGACGGCGCCGACCGGGCGATCGTCGACGCGCTCGTGACGGACGGCCGCACGGCGGTGGCCGAGCTCGCGGCCGCGGCGGGGGTCACGGAGCCCACCGCGCGCCGGCGCCTCGCGGATCTCCGCGAGCGCGGCGCCTTCGCGATCAGGACCCTCGTGGACCCCGCGGCCCTCGGCTACGGGGTCGAGGCCTGGCTCCGGATCGACTGCTCGCCGCAGCACGCCGATCGCGTCGGCGAGGCGCTCGCGGCGCAGCCGGAGAGCCGCTACGTCGCGCAGGTGCTCGGCGAGTACGCCCTCGTGGCCCAGCTCAGCGCCCGCGATCTGCCGCACGTTCGGGAGCTGCTCTCGCGCGGCTGGATCCGCGAGGTTCGCGGCCTCCGGTCCTCCCTCGTGACCCGGGCGCACAAGCGCAGCGGCTACCTGACGCGCGCCATCTAG
- a CDS encoding amidase has product MDVCELSASELRRALGARECTVVEATEAHLARIARTAEVNAVVSLDAERALARAAELDRRGPSAASPLFGLPVGIKDTHDTAGLRTTYGSIRHAEHVPASDALHVRRMREAGAVILGKTNVPEYAAGSHSVNRVFGATRNPYDLGRSAGGSSGGAAAALAARQVALADGSDMGGSLRNPASFCNVVGLRPSPGVVPLAGAANALTPLTTAGPMGRTVDDVALLLSVIGRPDPGTPVAAPVLGETGRAVPLAGLRVAWAPTLGGEIPVEPEVLDVLGRTVALLAEHGAIVEEASPALAGAAEAFLTLRAAEFEAEWGEALAADPEDFGERIAWNIRLGRGLSGHDVMRAQEHQTALMREAARFFTEHDLLLAPVSTVAPFPVEWDYPRTIAGEPQEHYLDWMRAATVVTMLGVPALSLPAGFTDSGLPVGLQMIAAHGADARLLGAARTVEALTGWAAHAPRLP; this is encoded by the coding sequence ATGGATGTGTGCGAGCTCAGCGCGAGCGAATTGCGCCGCGCGCTCGGCGCGCGCGAGTGCACCGTCGTGGAGGCGACCGAGGCGCATCTCGCCCGCATCGCCCGCACCGCCGAGGTGAACGCCGTCGTGAGCCTCGACGCCGAGCGCGCCCTCGCCCGTGCCGCCGAGCTCGACCGCAGGGGACCGAGCGCCGCGAGCCCGCTCTTCGGCCTGCCGGTCGGCATCAAGGACACGCACGACACCGCGGGACTGCGGACCACCTACGGCTCGATCCGCCACGCCGAGCACGTCCCCGCCTCGGATGCGCTGCACGTGCGCCGTATGCGGGAGGCCGGCGCCGTGATCCTCGGCAAGACGAACGTCCCCGAGTACGCGGCGGGCTCGCACTCGGTGAACCGGGTGTTCGGCGCGACCCGCAACCCCTACGATCTCGGCCGCTCCGCCGGCGGCAGCAGCGGGGGCGCCGCGGCGGCGCTCGCCGCGCGCCAGGTCGCGCTCGCCGACGGCAGCGACATGGGCGGCTCGCTGCGCAACCCCGCGTCCTTCTGCAATGTCGTCGGCCTCCGCCCCTCTCCCGGCGTCGTGCCGCTCGCCGGCGCGGCCAACGCGCTGACGCCGCTCACCACCGCGGGTCCGATGGGGCGCACGGTCGACGACGTCGCCCTGCTGCTCTCGGTGATCGGGCGCCCGGATCCCGGCACCCCCGTCGCCGCACCGGTGCTCGGGGAGACGGGCCGCGCGGTGCCGCTCGCGGGCCTCCGCGTCGCGTGGGCGCCGACCCTCGGCGGGGAGATCCCCGTCGAGCCCGAGGTGCTCGACGTCCTCGGGCGCACGGTGGCGCTCCTCGCGGAGCACGGCGCGATCGTGGAGGAGGCGAGCCCCGCGCTCGCCGGCGCGGCCGAGGCGTTCCTGACCCTGCGCGCCGCCGAGTTCGAGGCCGAGTGGGGCGAGGCGCTCGCCGCCGACCCCGAGGACTTCGGCGAGCGCATCGCCTGGAACATCCGGCTCGGCCGCGGCCTCTCCGGGCACGACGTCATGCGTGCGCAGGAGCACCAGACGGCCCTCATGCGCGAGGCCGCACGCTTCTTCACCGAGCACGATCTGCTGCTCGCGCCGGTGTCGACCGTGGCGCCGTTCCCGGTCGAGTGGGACTACCCGCGCACCATCGCGGGCGAACCGCAGGAGCACTACCTCGATTGGATGCGCGCCGCGACCGTCGTGACCATGCTCGGCGTCCCCGCCCTCTCCCTCCCCGCGGGCTTCACCGACTCCGGGCTGCCCGTCGGTCTCCAGATGATCGCCGCGCACGGCGCCGATGCCCGCCTGCTCGGCGCGGCCCGCACCGTCGAGGCGCTCACCGGCTGGGCCGCGCACGCCCCCCGACTTCCCTGA
- a CDS encoding sodium:solute symporter family protein encodes MIVSIMIVAGIVLIGALGLANRRRQASLDHWTVGKRSNPKWTSWFLQAGESLTTFSFLGLAGIAFGGGVSSTFAVAYLTISWLGLYFVAPRIRELGQRRGYLTMGDFFEDRFRSRPLARVVALIGALALIPYLQLQITGLGLIVELATGSERARGLSMVVASILVAIFVAWSGIKGIARVAILKDLLMVLAMVVIAAGLVITFGGIPEVFGQIAREAPVLLTMHVDGYDPVFFITATLVTVIGSSFNTLPHLWPPVLAAKSGEVLRSNAKWLPVYQLVLFLPITVGLAAVLVLPEDTTGNTVLLTMSGAMLPDWLVGVVAIAGASAAMVPASAIVMGISTLVSRNVVGGVRGGRQMALNYVVIVASIALALAFGLVRSDIGALLLLTYGCTTQFAPAIAIALANRVKVGAWPVGLSIVAGSLTVAVITFAEIPIGSWDSGLIALAPNLVVLVVAEAIRRMRGGRDVEQLDFAADPAATAATEAAGSAGRSAAAPQP; translated from the coding sequence ATGATCGTCTCCATCATGATCGTGGCCGGGATCGTGCTCATCGGCGCGCTCGGCCTCGCGAACCGCCGACGCCAGGCGAGCCTCGACCACTGGACCGTGGGCAAGCGCAGCAACCCCAAGTGGACCTCCTGGTTCCTCCAGGCCGGCGAGTCGCTCACCACCTTCAGCTTCCTCGGCCTCGCGGGGATCGCGTTCGGCGGCGGCGTGAGCTCGACCTTCGCGGTCGCCTACCTGACCATCTCCTGGCTCGGGCTCTACTTCGTCGCGCCGCGCATCCGCGAGCTCGGACAGCGCCGCGGCTACCTCACCATGGGCGACTTCTTCGAGGACCGCTTCCGCAGCCGTCCGCTCGCGCGCGTCGTCGCGCTCATCGGGGCGCTCGCGCTGATCCCCTACCTCCAGCTGCAGATCACCGGGCTCGGCCTCATCGTCGAGCTCGCGACCGGCAGCGAACGCGCGCGCGGGTTGAGCATGGTCGTCGCCAGCATCCTCGTCGCGATCTTCGTCGCGTGGTCCGGCATCAAGGGGATCGCGCGCGTCGCGATCCTCAAGGACCTCCTCATGGTCCTCGCGATGGTCGTCATCGCCGCGGGTCTCGTGATCACCTTCGGCGGTATCCCCGAGGTCTTCGGCCAGATCGCGCGCGAGGCCCCGGTGCTGCTCACGATGCACGTCGACGGCTACGACCCGGTGTTCTTCATCACGGCGACGCTCGTCACCGTCATCGGCTCCAGCTTCAACACCCTGCCGCACCTGTGGCCGCCGGTGCTGGCCGCGAAGAGCGGCGAGGTGCTGCGCAGCAACGCCAAGTGGCTGCCGGTCTACCAGCTCGTGCTCTTCCTGCCGATCACGGTCGGCCTCGCCGCCGTGCTCGTGCTGCCCGAGGACACGACGGGGAACACCGTGCTGCTCACGATGTCGGGCGCGATGCTGCCGGACTGGTTGGTCGGCGTCGTCGCCATCGCCGGAGCTTCGGCCGCGATGGTGCCGGCCTCCGCGATCGTCATGGGCATCTCCACGCTCGTGAGCCGCAACGTCGTCGGCGGCGTGCGCGGCGGCCGTCAGATGGCGCTCAACTACGTCGTCATCGTCGCGTCCATCGCCCTGGCCCTCGCCTTCGGGCTCGTGCGCTCCGACATCGGCGCGCTGCTCCTGCTGACCTACGGCTGCACGACGCAGTTCGCGCCGGCGATCGCGATCGCGCTCGCGAACCGCGTCAAGGTGGGCGCGTGGCCCGTGGGGCTCAGCATCGTCGCCGGATCGCTGACCGTCGCCGTCATCACCTTCGCGGAGATCCCGATCGGCAGCTGGGACTCGGGGCTCATCGCGCTCGCCCCGAACCTCGTCGTCCTCGTCGTCGCGGAGGCCATCCGGAGGATGCGCGGCGGCCGCGATGTCGAGCAGCTCGACTTCGCGGCCGATCCCGCGGCCACCGCGGCGACCGAGGCGGCGGGCTCGGCCGGGAGGTCCGCGGCGGCTCCGCAGCCGTGA
- a CDS encoding CinA family protein, with protein sequence MTGDPRSERSAVLVEEIARVASDRCVRIATAESLTGGMLAAALSAGPEAGSWYRGGVVAYHPSVKHELLGVPDVPVVSAASARSMAASAARLLRAEYALSLTGVGGPGPQDGIEPGRVYIADLAPAAAPRAVPYRFDGEPLEIMRRTIDAALAQLLEALHAGAPAE encoded by the coding sequence ATGACCGGGGATCCGAGGAGCGAGCGCTCCGCGGTGCTCGTCGAGGAGATCGCGCGCGTCGCGAGCGACCGATGCGTGCGCATCGCGACGGCCGAATCGCTGACCGGCGGGATGCTCGCCGCCGCCCTCTCCGCGGGGCCGGAGGCCGGGTCGTGGTACCGCGGGGGCGTCGTGGCATATCATCCATCCGTCAAGCACGAACTGCTCGGCGTGCCCGACGTGCCGGTCGTCTCGGCGGCGTCGGCGCGGTCGATGGCGGCTTCCGCGGCCCGCCTGCTGCGCGCGGAGTACGCGCTCTCCCTGACGGGGGTCGGCGGCCCGGGCCCGCAGGACGGCATCGAGCCGGGCCGCGTCTACATCGCCGATCTGGCCCCCGCGGCCGCGCCGCGGGCGGTCCCGTACCGTTTCGACGGCGAACCGCTCGAGATCATGCGGCGCACGATCGACGCCGCGCTCGCGCAGCTGCTCGAGGCGCTGCACGCCGGCGCGCCCGCCGAGTGA
- a CDS encoding CsbD family protein: MSASDKAEAHMDKLKGTAKEAVGRVTGDDEQVAEGKMDQVKGDLKGAAEKVKDSVKDVFDRDSRDQ, encoded by the coding sequence ATGAGCGCATCGGACAAGGCAGAGGCCCACATGGACAAGCTGAAGGGCACCGCGAAGGAGGCCGTCGGTCGCGTCACCGGCGACGACGAGCAGGTCGCCGAGGGCAAGATGGATCAGGTGAAGGGCGACCTCAAGGGCGCCGCAGAGAAGGTGAAGGACTCCGTCAAGGACGTCTTCGACCGCGATTCGCGGGACCAGTGA
- a CDS encoding SRPBCC family protein → MARNRRLMRCTPEAVFRVLADGWLYPVWVVGASRMRDVDAHWPAPGARLRHSVGVWPMLIDDTTSSIAWDPPQRMGLQARGWPVGEARVWIEAVPHPEGCTVRITERATRGPARMLPRALTDALLARRNAETLRRLASLAEGGARGGAAGGTAAGAADAGGAAAVPEAPPSPRAG, encoded by the coding sequence ATGGCGCGCAATCGGCGACTGATGCGGTGCACGCCCGAAGCGGTCTTCCGCGTGCTCGCGGACGGCTGGCTCTACCCCGTCTGGGTCGTCGGCGCCTCGCGCATGCGCGACGTCGACGCGCACTGGCCGGCGCCCGGCGCCCGCCTGCGGCACTCCGTGGGCGTCTGGCCGATGCTCATCGACGACACGACCAGCTCGATCGCCTGGGACCCGCCGCAGCGGATGGGGCTGCAGGCCCGCGGCTGGCCCGTCGGCGAGGCCAGAGTCTGGATCGAGGCGGTTCCCCACCCCGAGGGCTGCACGGTGCGCATCACCGAGCGCGCGACCCGGGGTCCGGCCCGGATGCTGCCGCGGGCCCTCACGGACGCGCTGCTCGCCCGCCGCAACGCCGAGACCCTGCGCCGACTCGCGTCTCTCGCCGAGGGCGGTGCGCGGGGCGGGGCCGCGGGAGGGACGGCGGCGGGAGCGGCCGACGCGGGTGGGGCGGCCGCGGTGCCTGAGGCCCCGCCGTCCCCGCGCGCCGGCTGA
- a CDS encoding GlsB/YeaQ/YmgE family stress response membrane protein: MSFIAFLVLGLIAGAIAKAILPGRQGGGWIATLLLGVVGALLGGWLGSLLFGVDLQEFWSLQTWLVAIGGAIVVLLIYGLIVGRRRDPA; this comes from the coding sequence ATGAGTTTCATCGCATTCCTGGTGCTGGGCCTGATCGCCGGAGCGATCGCGAAAGCGATCCTGCCTGGCCGGCAGGGCGGCGGCTGGATCGCCACGCTGCTGCTGGGCGTCGTCGGGGCCCTGCTGGGCGGCTGGCTCGGTTCGCTGCTGTTCGGCGTCGACCTGCAGGAGTTCTGGTCGCTCCAGACCTGGCTCGTCGCGATCGGCGGCGCGATCGTCGTGCTGCTGATCTACGGCCTGATCGTCGGACGCCGGCGAGACCCGGCCTGA
- a CDS encoding Rho termination factor N-terminal domain-containing protein, whose protein sequence is MPTPQLKDPKLYDRLRDEGASEEKAARISNAAAKEGRSAVGRRGGEAEDYEDRTVPELRERAKELGLTGVSRLRKGELIERLRNH, encoded by the coding sequence ATGCCGACCCCGCAGTTGAAGGATCCGAAGCTCTACGACAGGCTCCGCGATGAGGGCGCCTCCGAGGAGAAGGCCGCCCGCATCTCGAACGCGGCGGCGAAGGAGGGCCGCTCCGCGGTCGGCCGCCGCGGCGGCGAGGCGGAGGACTACGAGGATCGCACGGTCCCGGAACTCCGCGAGCGCGCGAAGGAACTCGGGCTGACCGGCGTCTCCCGCCTGCGAAAGGGCGAGCTCATCGAGCGGCTCCGGAACCACTAG
- the glsA gene encoding glutaminase A, which yields MFETDVLDIAQRASTGGLPSAARVDELIAEAHARYRGHGEGAVADYIPILAEADPAGFGLSLVSTEGGLHEAGDVAVAFSIQSISKAFVFALVCEAIGHRAVHERVGVNNTGLPFNSVIALELNEGSPMNPMVNAGAIATTAMLPATSGEERWQLIRSGLSRFAGRELPLDGEVYRSEILTNQRNRGIARLLDGYGRLDAEPEETVDIYTRQCALAVTTRDLAVMGATLADGGVNPVTGARVVSAEVARDTLAVLAACGMYERSGEWLFEIGLPAKSGVSGGIVAVAPGKGALGAFSPPLDAAGNSVRGQRACAFLSRALGLNLFASTAAGTVGGGSS from the coding sequence ATGTTCGAGACCGATGTGCTCGACATCGCGCAGCGGGCGTCGACCGGCGGGCTGCCGTCCGCCGCCCGAGTCGACGAACTGATCGCCGAGGCCCACGCCAGGTACCGGGGGCACGGCGAGGGGGCGGTCGCCGACTACATCCCGATCCTCGCGGAGGCGGACCCCGCCGGCTTCGGCCTGTCCCTCGTGAGCACGGAGGGCGGCCTGCACGAGGCGGGCGACGTCGCCGTCGCATTCTCGATCCAGTCGATCTCGAAGGCCTTCGTCTTCGCGCTCGTGTGCGAGGCGATCGGACACCGGGCGGTGCACGAGCGGGTGGGCGTGAACAACACCGGACTCCCGTTCAACTCGGTGATCGCGCTCGAGCTCAACGAGGGCAGCCCGATGAACCCCATGGTCAACGCCGGGGCCATCGCCACGACCGCGATGCTCCCGGCGACCTCCGGGGAGGAGCGCTGGCAGCTGATCCGGAGCGGGCTCTCGCGCTTCGCGGGGCGCGAGCTCCCGCTCGACGGCGAGGTGTACCGCTCCGAGATCCTCACGAACCAGCGCAATCGCGGCATCGCCCGTCTGCTCGACGGCTACGGACGTCTGGACGCCGAACCCGAGGAGACCGTCGACATCTATACGCGCCAGTGCGCGCTCGCCGTGACGACGCGCGACCTCGCCGTCATGGGGGCGACGCTCGCCGACGGCGGCGTGAATCCCGTCACCGGCGCGCGGGTCGTGTCCGCCGAGGTGGCGCGGGACACCCTCGCGGTGCTCGCGGCGTGCGGCATGTACGAGCGCTCCGGCGAATGGCTGTTCGAGATCGGCCTGCCCGCGAAGTCCGGGGTCTCGGGCGGCATCGTCGCCGTGGCCCCGGGCAAGGGTGCGCTCGGGGCGTTCTCGCCCCCGCTCGATGCGGCGGGCAACAGCGTCCGCGGCCAGCGCGCGTGCGCCTTCCTGTCCCGCGCGCTGGGACTCAATCTCTTCGCGTCGACCGCCGCGGGGACCGTCGGAGGGGGATCGTCATGA
- a CDS encoding MFS transporter gives MTAASTGTEEARRSWTPMVGLFLAQVLMSFNVAALPISLGGMVEDFGVPPTTASTTIVVYGLAVAALVMTGAKLGQRIGWVLIFRVVVVVFAGSSLLMILAQSIGWAISGQVLAGAAAAIIVPALVALIAENYRGAQQATAVGSLGSARAFSGMSAFLIGGTLGTLVGWRPVFGITLALAVAVFVLSFGLRSDRGDRTVKIDVVASVLIGAAVVLLTLGFNNLNGWGVIAARDAAPFSLAGLSPAPVLVVLGVVLGQLFFLRTRRRMRAGGRPLVDLGVLDRPEERAAVYAMFIIVAMEAAVNFTLPTYIQVVQGRTPFDTSLAMMPFNLTVFVTATLIVRFSRRYAPRTIALVSFGLTTAALVWLAFVVTNNWETLPTILGLVVFGIGQGALVTLVFNVLVTAAPKELAGDVGSIRGTTQNLASAVGTAVMGAVLVTLLTFGVTQAAESHPELPAELVEQVDLDSVNFVANDELRAVLAETDATPEQVDAAVALNEEQRLRTLKLGFLILAGISAVAAIPASRLPRYRPEEIPDPSPAGSGD, from the coding sequence ATGACCGCAGCCAGCACGGGCACCGAGGAGGCCAGGCGCTCCTGGACGCCCATGGTCGGCCTGTTCCTCGCCCAGGTGCTCATGTCCTTCAACGTCGCCGCGCTGCCCATCTCCCTCGGCGGCATGGTCGAGGACTTCGGGGTGCCGCCCACGACGGCGAGCACGACGATCGTCGTCTACGGGCTCGCGGTCGCCGCGCTCGTGATGACCGGCGCGAAACTCGGGCAGCGCATCGGGTGGGTGCTCATCTTCCGGGTCGTCGTCGTGGTGTTCGCCGGGTCCTCGCTCTTGATGATCCTCGCGCAGAGCATCGGCTGGGCGATCTCGGGGCAGGTGCTCGCGGGCGCGGCCGCGGCGATCATCGTCCCCGCGCTCGTCGCGCTCATCGCCGAGAACTACCGCGGCGCGCAGCAGGCGACGGCCGTGGGCTCGCTCGGCTCGGCCCGGGCGTTCTCGGGCATGAGCGCCTTCCTCATCGGCGGCACGCTCGGCACCCTCGTGGGCTGGCGGCCGGTGTTCGGGATCACGCTCGCGCTCGCCGTCGCGGTGTTCGTGCTGAGCTTCGGCCTGCGCTCGGACCGCGGCGACCGGACGGTGAAGATCGACGTCGTCGCCTCCGTGCTCATCGGCGCCGCCGTCGTCCTGCTCACGCTCGGCTTCAACAACCTGAACGGCTGGGGCGTGATCGCGGCCCGCGATGCGGCGCCGTTCTCCCTCGCGGGACTCTCGCCCGCCCCGGTGCTCGTCGTGCTGGGCGTCGTGCTCGGACAGCTCTTCTTCCTGCGGACCCGCCGTCGCATGCGCGCCGGCGGGCGCCCCCTCGTGGATCTCGGCGTGCTCGACCGCCCCGAGGAGCGGGCGGCGGTGTACGCGATGTTCATCATCGTGGCCATGGAGGCCGCCGTGAACTTCACGCTGCCGACCTACATCCAGGTGGTGCAGGGGCGCACCCCGTTCGACACCTCGCTCGCCATGATGCCCTTCAACCTGACCGTGTTCGTCACGGCGACGCTCATCGTGCGCTTCTCCCGCCGTTACGCGCCGCGCACCATCGCGCTCGTCTCCTTCGGGCTGACCACGGCCGCGCTCGTCTGGCTCGCCTTCGTCGTCACGAACAACTGGGAGACGCTGCCGACAATCCTCGGCCTCGTGGTGTTCGGGATCGGGCAGGGGGCGCTCGTCACCCTCGTCTTCAACGTCCTCGTGACCGCTGCGCCGAAGGAGCTCGCCGGAGACGTCGGCTCGATCCGCGGCACGACGCAGAATCTCGCCTCCGCGGTCGGCACGGCGGTGATGGGGGCGGTGCTCGTCACGCTGCTCACCTTCGGCGTGACCCAGGCCGCCGAATCGCACCCGGAGCTTCCGGCGGAGCTCGTCGAGCAGGTCGACCTCGACAGCGTGAACTTCGTCGCGAACGACGAACTGCGCGCCGTGCTCGCGGAGACCGACGCCACGCCCGAGCAGGTCGACGCGGCCGTCGCGCTGAACGAGGAGCAGCGCCTGCGCACGCTGAAGCTCGGCTTCCTGATCCTCGCCGGCATCAGCGCGGTCGCGGCGATCCCCGCGTCGCGGCTCCCGCGCTACCGGCCGGAGGAGATCCCCGACCCCTCGCCCGCGGGCTCCGGGGACTGA